One stretch of Pradoshia sp. D12 DNA includes these proteins:
- a CDS encoding class I SAM-dependent methyltransferase produces MFVTTIEKTNNVLNQKALRTAEQLGIPYIERNKRTIKQLQSYYNQPCLVVGKIKTELYDLHGIDPLFFHPNMAAVRMKRIEKGEVDPFVRAAGLNQGMSILDCTLGMGADALIASYIIGSSGKITALELNPFVYFVIKEGLQNYPFKNEKFGEAAGRIEAVNIDYLTFLKKAEDRSYDVVYFDPMFTERVIESAGIQSLSSFASYKELTDEAVVEAKRVAKKRIILKDHFRSDRFSRFGFSVEKRKTAKFHFGVIELE; encoded by the coding sequence GTGTTTGTCACTACGATTGAAAAAACGAATAATGTGCTGAATCAAAAAGCATTAAGAACAGCTGAACAATTAGGGATCCCGTATATTGAACGCAATAAAAGAACGATTAAACAGTTGCAATCTTACTATAACCAACCATGTCTGGTAGTGGGGAAGATCAAAACAGAATTATATGACCTGCATGGAATAGATCCATTATTTTTCCATCCAAATATGGCCGCAGTCCGTATGAAGAGAATTGAGAAAGGGGAAGTGGATCCATTTGTCAGGGCAGCCGGATTAAATCAAGGGATGTCTATTCTTGATTGTACACTTGGTATGGGAGCGGATGCCTTGATTGCCTCTTATATCATAGGGAGTAGCGGGAAAATAACTGCTTTAGAGTTAAATCCGTTTGTTTACTTTGTTATTAAGGAGGGACTGCAAAATTATCCTTTTAAGAATGAGAAATTTGGCGAAGCTGCCGGGAGAATTGAAGCTGTGAACATAGACTATTTAACCTTTCTTAAAAAAGCTGAGGATCGCTCCTATGATGTTGTTTATTTTGATCCAATGTTTACAGAAAGAGTCATTGAAAGTGCTGGAATTCAGTCTTTGAGTTCATTTGCTTCCTACAAGGAGTTAACAGATGAAGCAGTAGTGGAAGCCAAGAGAGTTGCCAAAAAGAGGATTATTCTTAAGGACCATTTCAGGAGTGATCGATTTTCCCGGTTTGGATTTAGCGTTGAAAAAAGAAAAACTGCAAAATTTCATTTTGGTGTGATAGAATTAGAATAG